From a single Canis lupus baileyi chromosome 14, mCanLup2.hap1, whole genome shotgun sequence genomic region:
- the LY6H gene encoding lymphocyte antigen 6H, which yields MLPAAVKGLGLVLLATLLCSAPAHGLWCQDCTLTTNSSHCTPKQCQPSDTVCASVRITDPSSSRKDHSVNKMCASSCDFVKRHFFSDYLMGFINSGILKVDVDCCGGDLCNGGPGAGGSPWALAGGLLLSLGPALLGAGP from the exons ATGCTGCCCGCGGCCGTGAAGGGCCTCGGCCTGGTGCTGCTGGCCACCCTCCTGTGCTCGGCGCCCG CTCATGGCTTGTGGTGCCAGGACTGCACACTGACCACCAACTCAAGCCATTGCACCCCAAAGCAGTGCCAGCCATCGGACACAGTGTGTGCCAGCGTCCGGATCACCGATCCCAGTAGCA GCAGGAAGGACCATTCCGTGAACAAGATGTGTGCCTCGTCCTGTGACTTCGTTAAGCGGCACTTCTTCTCAGACTATCTGATGGGCTTCATTAACTCGGGGATCTTAAAAGTGGATGTGGACTGTTGCGGGGGAGACTTGTGCAAcggcggcccgggggcggggggcagtccctgggccctggctggggggctcctgctcagcctggggcctgccCTCCTCGGGGCTGGGCCCTGA